One Polynucleobacter sp. MWH-Spelu-300-X4 genomic window carries:
- the mltB gene encoding lytic murein transglycosylase B has protein sequence MLNKTITHLSGTSQAKLGLSALLFIFVLSGCSSLPSNPTKDISISNTPTEELQISEQKPDALKPFLEKISKDHQIPLAELNLAFEDAKSIPSIRKLVLPPPPGFQKNWKVYRSRFVEPKRLAAGQQFWAKHQSFIKEVSQQTGVPPEIIVAIIGVETIYGKQMGTFSTKDTLITLGFQYPNTPNRASRETLFKNQLEDLILLCWQENPKSKLFKSCLNQTGSYAGAIGLPQFMPSSIRKFGIDGDKDGKIDLRNSPEDAIASVGNFLKMHGWVKDEPVYLKMMMSNETLAIAQKLADGEPKAKLQLGQLIKEKIIESSTLPESTPSLVVDLPSPTSNGETEVQYVIGLRNFIAICDYNRSFFYAQSVAEFADALRGTPLSEATIAKKSVKKTKKPSKKASAKKSKNISQANQNN, from the coding sequence TTGCTAAATAAGACCATAACCCATTTAAGCGGTACTTCCCAAGCCAAATTAGGCTTAAGCGCCCTACTCTTTATATTTGTTCTATCCGGTTGCTCATCGCTTCCAAGTAACCCAACAAAAGATATTTCCATTAGCAACACCCCCACAGAAGAACTTCAGATCAGCGAACAAAAACCCGATGCCCTTAAGCCATTCTTAGAAAAAATAAGTAAAGACCATCAAATACCTTTAGCTGAACTTAACCTAGCCTTTGAGGACGCCAAGAGCATCCCATCCATCAGAAAACTCGTCTTGCCACCTCCGCCAGGATTTCAAAAAAACTGGAAGGTTTATCGCAGTCGATTTGTTGAACCAAAAAGACTTGCTGCGGGGCAGCAATTCTGGGCGAAGCACCAATCGTTTATCAAAGAAGTTTCACAACAAACAGGTGTCCCACCAGAAATCATCGTAGCCATTATTGGTGTTGAAACCATCTATGGCAAACAGATGGGAACCTTTTCGACCAAAGACACACTCATCACACTAGGATTCCAATACCCAAACACACCTAATAGAGCGAGTCGTGAAACCTTATTTAAAAATCAGTTAGAAGATTTAATTTTATTGTGTTGGCAGGAAAACCCAAAGTCCAAATTATTTAAGAGTTGCTTAAACCAAACAGGATCTTATGCAGGCGCGATTGGATTACCCCAATTCATGCCAAGTAGCATCAGAAAATTTGGCATTGATGGAGACAAAGATGGCAAGATCGACTTACGCAACTCCCCTGAAGATGCCATTGCCAGTGTCGGCAATTTTTTAAAGATGCATGGCTGGGTAAAAGATGAGCCGGTTTACTTAAAAATGATGATGAGTAACGAGACATTAGCAATTGCTCAAAAATTGGCCGATGGCGAACCCAAAGCAAAATTGCAGCTAGGGCAGTTAATAAAAGAAAAAATAATTGAATCTTCAACATTGCCAGAGTCAACACCAAGCTTAGTGGTTGATTTGCCAAGCCCTACCAGCAATGGTGAAACAGAAGTTCAATATGTCATTGGCCTACGAAACTTTATTGCTATTTGCGATTACAACCGTAGCTTTTTTTACGCTCAGTCAGTTGCAGAATTTGCGGATGCATTAAGAGGCACGCCTTTATCGGAGGCTACCATTGCAAAAAAGTCCGTCAAAAAAACAAAGAAGCCCTCTAAGAAGGCTTCTGCCAAAAAATCAAAAAATATTAGTCAAGCCAATCAAAATAATTAA
- a CDS encoding histone deacetylase family protein — protein sequence MSTAYISHPDCLRHEMGRHHPECPQRLQAIEDQLILSRIDCYLTRIDPPLATEEQLALVHTQDHIDFIKSHAPESGYYSIDGDTTMNAHTWQAALRSAGGAIAAVDAVMSGEVKNAFTCLRPPGHHAEPHLAMGFCFFNNIAIAAKHALEKHGVDRVAIIDFDVHHGNGTEAAFKNDPRVLMCSYFQHPFYPYSGADVDLPNMVNVPLPAYTDGVAVREVVELAWLPRLREFKPQLILISAGFDAHREDDMGQMALVEADYAWITRQLMTVANETAQGRIVSCLEGGYSLSALARSVVAHLKELADL from the coding sequence ATGAGTACTGCCTACATAAGTCATCCAGATTGTTTGCGCCATGAAATGGGGCGGCATCATCCTGAATGTCCGCAGCGTTTGCAGGCGATTGAAGATCAATTAATTCTGAGTCGGATTGATTGTTATTTGACGCGCATTGATCCGCCTTTAGCAACGGAAGAACAGCTGGCATTGGTCCACACTCAGGATCATATTGATTTCATCAAATCTCATGCTCCTGAATCTGGGTATTACTCGATTGATGGCGATACAACGATGAACGCGCATACTTGGCAGGCTGCTTTACGTTCCGCCGGAGGTGCTATTGCAGCAGTTGATGCCGTGATGAGCGGTGAAGTAAAAAATGCTTTTACTTGTTTGAGACCTCCTGGGCATCATGCTGAGCCACATCTAGCGATGGGTTTTTGTTTCTTTAATAATATTGCGATTGCTGCAAAACATGCTTTAGAGAAGCATGGTGTAGATCGAGTCGCCATCATTGATTTTGATGTTCACCATGGCAATGGTACGGAGGCCGCATTTAAAAACGACCCGCGTGTTTTGATGTGCAGTTATTTTCAGCATCCTTTTTATCCTTATTCTGGGGCGGATGTTGATTTGCCTAATATGGTTAATGTGCCATTGCCTGCTTATACGGATGGTGTCGCTGTTAGAGAGGTGGTTGAGTTAGCTTGGTTACCTCGTTTAAGAGAATTTAAGCCACAACTTATTTTGATTTCTGCGGGTTTTGATGCCCACAGGGAAGATGATATGGGGCAAATGGCCTTGGTAGAGGCAGATTATGCATGGATCACTCGTCAACTTATGACAGTTGCCAATGAAACCGCTCAGGGACGTATTGTGAGTTGTCTAGAGGGTGGTTACAGCCTATCTGCACTAGCTAGAAGTGTTGTTGCTCATTTGAAAGAATTAGCCGATCTATAA